One Serpentinicella alkaliphila DNA segment encodes these proteins:
- a CDS encoding amino acid ABC transporter permease yields MDFRFNVIVDYLPLLMQGVRLTIQLSVVSVAVGTIIGLVISLLRLSSIPPLRWFAKGYVEFLRGTPLMAQIFLIHFGTPQFLGISAFNPLISGTIALSLNSGAYVAEIFRGAIQSIDKGQMEAARSLGMTYPQAMRYIIIPQAFKRAIPPLGNEFIAILKDSSLVSVISLQDLMMAGRIMQGRTFRFVETWLVVSLLYLVMTLTLSQFVAYLERRFSKSD; encoded by the coding sequence ATGGATTTTCGTTTTAATGTAATTGTTGATTATCTACCTTTGTTAATGCAAGGAGTTAGATTAACCATACAATTATCTGTTGTTTCAGTTGCTGTTGGAACAATAATCGGACTTGTTATTAGTTTATTAAGATTATCTAGTATTCCACCATTAAGATGGTTTGCAAAAGGATATGTAGAGTTTTTAAGAGGAACTCCATTAATGGCTCAGATATTTCTTATACACTTTGGTACTCCACAATTTTTAGGGATTAGTGCCTTTAACCCATTAATATCTGGAACAATAGCTCTAAGCTTAAATAGTGGTGCCTATGTAGCAGAGATTTTTAGAGGTGCTATACAATCTATTGATAAGGGGCAAATGGAAGCAGCTAGATCTTTAGGGATGACATATCCACAAGCAATGAGATATATTATTATCCCCCAAGCTTTTAAACGTGCTATACCACCTCTAGGAAATGAGTTTATAGCAATTTTAAAAGACTCTTCTTTAGTTTCGGTTATATCACTTCAAGATTTAATGATGGCAGGAAGAATTATGCAAGGTAGAACATTCCGATTTGTTGAAACATGGCTAGTTGTTTCACTTCTATATTTAGTTATGACTTTAACATTATCTCAATTTGTAGCATATCTTGAGAGGAGGTTTAGTAAGAGTGATTAA
- a CDS encoding NADH-quinone oxidoreductase subunit NuoE family protein, whose protein sequence is MGEQHFKLQQKNDLEQVLPKEKYDELADYIRSLDSLEGKLIQVLYEAQRIFGYLPRDVQLFVARRLGLSGAEVNGVVTFYSYFVETPKGEHSINVCTGTACFVKGANKIVDRIERKLNVKLGETSKDGKFTLNGLRCVGACGLAPVVIVDEKVYGRVKLDEVDEILSKYQ, encoded by the coding sequence ATGGGAGAACAACATTTTAAGTTACAGCAAAAAAACGATTTAGAGCAAGTACTTCCAAAGGAAAAGTATGATGAGTTAGCGGATTACATTAGAAGCCTCGATAGTTTAGAAGGTAAGTTAATACAGGTGCTATATGAAGCCCAGCGTATTTTTGGATATCTTCCTAGGGATGTGCAGCTATTTGTTGCTAGGAGATTAGGACTATCTGGAGCGGAAGTGAACGGTGTAGTTACCTTCTATTCATATTTTGTTGAAACACCAAAGGGAGAGCATAGTATTAATGTGTGTACTGGGACAGCTTGTTTTGTTAAAGGTGCAAATAAAATTGTAGATAGAATAGAAAGAAAATTAAATGTAAAGCTAGGTGAGACATCTAAGGATGGCAAGTTTACACTTAATGGGTTAAGATGTGTTGGAGCTTGTGGATTAGCTCCTGTTGTTATAGTAGATGAGAAGGTATATGGACGAGTAAAGCTAGATGAAGTTGATGAAATATTAAGCAAGTATCAATAG
- a CDS encoding PEP/pyruvate-binding domain-containing protein yields MSSDKRSTGIESLDKVLDYLRLGDNVVWQVDSVDDYIEFARPFVYEAINNGRRIVYMRFADHESIIRNNSSVITYELDAQDGFESFSTTVHNIIAREGLGVYYIFDSLSDLLSVWATDLMIGNFFYITCPFLFELDTIAYFAIIRDRHSYDLISRIRGTTQLLLDLYCYQTDIKTYYLHPLKVFKRYSYTMFLLHVLEHGNFIPIVNSIQSATLFCALQDRKLGSKQKYLDYWDKVYEKAEHIYNMSKNDGSDFLPEVKETTTLLSKMMLTKDARVLELVEKYFTLEDLIKIKSRLIGTGFVGGKSLGMLLARNIILKDKEFDWKTYLEPHDSFYIGSDVFYTYIVQNGWWRERVKQKTDEGYFEIAKDLREKMLKGTFPPAIKEQFIQMLEYFGQSPIIVRSSSLLEDGFGNAFAGKYESVFCVNQGSPEERYECFEKAVKIVYSSVLNEDALTYRLKRGLQHKDEQMALLVQRVSGSYNKKYFFPQMAGVGFSYNTYTWKNDINPDAGMLRLVFGLGTRAVDRVETDYPRIVSLDKPMLKTHSHKEDLRRFSQQDVDVLNIEENSIQTISVKKLIGQKLNMDMDLFGIRDHEINRKLREFGINDEEAWIITFDKLFTETPFVKIMRHILKIIEKVYEYPVDIEFAVNFTNRTPQINLLQCRPLQTKGKGVKVRFPQNISQDKIIVKTNGNFMGGSIDSNINKIIYVNPEGYSKLDNTKKYEIARIIGRLNKEYIDPNNDRVMLLGPGRWGTSTPSLGVPVTFSEISNVTILGEVAFSSGGLMPELSFGTHFFQDLVETDIFYIAIFPQTKGVLFNSNTFGKNHFSTVLPNFTQFQNIIGVYNFNDNIVRFRADLISQKVLCYLD; encoded by the coding sequence ATGAGTTCAGATAAACGAAGTACTGGCATAGAAAGTCTAGATAAGGTCTTAGACTATTTAAGGCTAGGGGATAATGTTGTATGGCAAGTAGATAGCGTTGATGACTATATAGAATTCGCAAGACCTTTTGTATATGAAGCAATAAACAATGGACGAAGAATAGTTTATATGCGCTTTGCAGACCATGAGTCAATTATAAGGAATAATTCATCAGTAATAACCTATGAACTAGATGCTCAAGATGGTTTTGAGTCATTTTCTACTACAGTACATAATATTATTGCCAGAGAGGGTCTAGGGGTTTATTACATTTTTGATAGCTTATCGGATCTTTTATCTGTATGGGCAACAGATTTAATGATCGGAAATTTCTTCTACATAACCTGTCCATTTCTTTTCGAACTTGATACAATAGCATACTTTGCGATAATAAGAGATAGGCACTCCTATGATTTAATCTCTAGAATAAGAGGAACTACACAGCTACTACTAGATTTATATTGTTATCAAACTGATATAAAAACCTATTATTTACATCCCCTTAAAGTATTTAAAAGATATTCCTATACAATGTTCTTACTTCATGTCCTAGAACATGGAAATTTTATACCAATAGTAAATTCAATTCAGTCAGCAACACTATTTTGTGCGTTACAAGACAGGAAACTAGGTAGTAAACAAAAATATTTAGACTACTGGGATAAAGTGTATGAAAAGGCTGAACATATTTATAATATGTCAAAGAATGATGGTTCAGATTTTCTACCAGAGGTTAAGGAGACGACTACCCTACTATCTAAAATGATGTTAACGAAGGATGCGAGAGTTCTAGAGCTAGTAGAAAAATATTTTACTTTAGAGGATTTAATAAAGATTAAATCTAGGTTAATTGGGACTGGTTTTGTTGGGGGTAAATCCTTAGGGATGTTATTAGCGAGAAATATTATTTTAAAAGATAAGGAATTTGATTGGAAGACTTATTTAGAGCCACATGATTCATTTTATATAGGTTCTGATGTGTTCTATACATATATTGTTCAAAATGGTTGGTGGAGAGAAAGGGTTAAACAAAAAACAGATGAAGGATATTTTGAGATAGCCAAAGATTTACGAGAAAAGATGCTAAAGGGTACTTTCCCACCGGCTATAAAGGAGCAATTTATTCAGATGCTTGAATATTTTGGGCAATCTCCTATAATTGTTAGATCTAGTAGTTTGTTAGAGGACGGTTTTGGAAATGCCTTTGCAGGAAAGTATGAAAGTGTGTTTTGTGTAAATCAAGGAAGTCCAGAAGAACGATATGAATGTTTTGAAAAAGCAGTTAAAATTGTATATTCCAGTGTTCTAAATGAGGACGCTTTAACTTATAGGCTTAAAAGAGGACTTCAGCACAAGGACGAACAGATGGCCCTATTAGTTCAAAGGGTATCCGGTTCATATAATAAAAAGTATTTCTTTCCACAGATGGCAGGTGTAGGCTTCTCATATAATACATATACATGGAAAAATGATATAAATCCAGATGCAGGAATGCTGAGATTAGTCTTCGGTTTAGGTACTAGGGCTGTGGATAGAGTGGAAACTGATTATCCAAGGATAGTATCTTTAGATAAGCCAATGCTTAAAACTCATTCTCATAAGGAGGATTTGAGAAGATTTTCTCAGCAAGATGTGGATGTATTAAATATAGAGGAAAACAGTATTCAAACTATATCTGTAAAGAAATTAATAGGACAGAAGCTTAATATGGATATGGACTTATTTGGGATAAGAGATCATGAAATTAATAGAAAGCTAAGGGAATTTGGAATCAATGATGAAGAGGCATGGATTATTACTTTTGACAAGCTTTTTACTGAAACTCCCTTTGTAAAAATAATGAGGCATATACTTAAAATAATCGAAAAAGTATATGAATATCCAGTTGATATAGAATTTGCAGTAAACTTTACTAATAGGACACCTCAAATTAATTTATTACAGTGTAGACCATTACAGACAAAGGGAAAAGGGGTAAAAGTGAGGTTCCCTCAAAATATTTCACAAGACAAAATTATAGTAAAAACGAATGGTAATTTTATGGGGGGAAGCATTGATTCTAATATAAATAAGATTATATATGTTAATCCTGAGGGCTATAGCAAACTGGATAATACAAAAAAATATGAAATAGCTAGAATAATAGGTAGATTAAATAAGGAGTATATAGACCCTAATAACGATAGAGTAATGCTACTAGGCCCTGGTAGATGGGGAACGAGCACCCCGTCCTTAGGTGTTCCGGTAACTTTTTCTGAAATAAGTAATGTAACAATATTGGGTGAGGTTGCATTTAGTAGCGGCGGACTTATGCCAGAACTCTCCTTTGGTACCCACTTCTTTCAGGATTTAGTCGAAACAGATATATTTTATATAGCTATTTTCCCTCAAACAAAAGGTGTATTATTTAATAGTAATACATTTGGTAAAAATCATTTTTCAACTGTACTTCCTAATTTTACTCAATTCCAAAATATTATAGGTGTATACAACTTTAATGATAACATTGTAAGATTTAGAGCGGATTTAATATCTCAAAAGGTACTTTGCTATTTAGATTAA
- a CDS encoding transporter substrate-binding domain-containing protein has translation MKKYSTVLIIILTIALLAGCSSKPADTTNNNNNAGTIQRYGDIPAALTELINGGVDAVVADSPVVLEFLANNPSTGLTAFGDESFEKEFYGIAMRQQDTEIHELINEGLERVIANGVYDKIFNNYFGDGTEYVVEEGENTLGITIKAGADMAYAPFEYVNDKGQPEGFDMDLIRAIGAEMGFKVELINTNWDGIIPSLIAGNIDLIISAMTITEKRQETVTFSNPYFEATQYIAVKEGSTIKSLEDLKGKKIGVQNGTTGDIAITNYLEGQK, from the coding sequence ATGAAAAAATATTCAACTGTTCTAATAATTATTCTAACAATTGCACTTTTAGCTGGATGTTCTAGCAAACCTGCAGATACTACTAACAACAATAACAACGCTGGAACCATTCAAAGATATGGTGATATACCAGCAGCTTTAACAGAGTTAATTAACGGTGGAGTAGATGCAGTAGTTGCGGATTCACCAGTAGTTTTAGAGTTTTTAGCAAACAACCCGAGTACAGGATTAACTGCATTTGGAGATGAAAGCTTTGAAAAAGAGTTTTATGGTATTGCAATGAGACAACAAGATACAGAAATTCATGAATTAATAAATGAAGGATTAGAAAGAGTAATCGCTAATGGAGTTTATGACAAAATCTTTAACAACTACTTCGGAGATGGAACTGAGTATGTAGTTGAAGAAGGAGAGAATACATTAGGGATTACAATAAAAGCTGGTGCTGATATGGCTTATGCTCCATTTGAGTATGTTAATGACAAAGGTCAACCAGAAGGTTTTGATATGGACTTAATAAGAGCTATTGGAGCTGAGATGGGCTTTAAAGTTGAATTAATAAATACAAACTGGGATGGAATAATTCCTTCATTAATAGCTGGAAATATAGATCTAATTATTTCTGCAATGACAATTACAGAGAAAAGACAAGAAACAGTTACTTTCTCTAACCCATATTTTGAAGCTACACAATATATCGCGGTTAAAGAAGGATCTACAATCAAAAGCTTAGAAGACCTAAAAGGTAAAAAAATCGGTGTTCAAAATGGTACAACTGGAGATATCGCAATTACAAACTATTTAGAAGGTCAAAAATAA
- a CDS encoding NADH-quinone oxidoreductase subunit NuoF, giving the protein MSKYRSHILVCVGTGCQSQESNDLIEQLKHELKSRGYEEEIQVVKTGCFGFCEKGPIIKILPEDVFYIEVKPSDAKEIVEEHIVKGRRVERLLYEEPNIQKRLEEQHDIPFYKKQIRIALRNCGLINPEDIREYIAVDGYLALGKALTEMKQEEVIKLVKDSGLRGRGGGGFSTGYKWELTYNNKNDLKFIICNADEGDPGAFMDRSILEGDPHSVLEAMAIGAYAIGAEKGYVYIRAEYPLAIHRLKIAIEQARKYGFLGEGVFGTKFNFDIELKYGAGAFVCGEETALLNSIEGGRGEPNAKPPFPAESGLWNRPTCVNNVETFANVPPILLNGPEWFNKIGTEKSRGTKVFALAGKVNNVGLIEVPMGIKMREVIFDIGGGIRDGKKFKAVQTGGPSGGCIPEELLDTAIDFESLKEIGSMMGSGGMIVMDEDDCMVNIAKFYLEFTEEESCGKCTPCRIGNRRLHEILIKITEGKGTKEDLEDLKRLGEMIKISSLCGLGQSSPNPVLSTLKYFYNEYEQHVFNKHCPAGVCTALKKYEIMSDNCKGCTLCKKVCPVECIEGNTKEAHKIDPEKCIKCGACFEACKFNAIAK; this is encoded by the coding sequence ATGAGTAAATATCGCTCACATATACTAGTTTGTGTTGGTACAGGGTGCCAGTCACAAGAAAGTAACGACCTAATAGAACAATTAAAGCATGAGCTTAAATCAAGAGGATATGAAGAAGAAATACAAGTAGTCAAAACAGGATGTTTTGGTTTTTGCGAAAAGGGACCAATTATTAAAATATTGCCGGAAGATGTCTTCTATATTGAAGTAAAGCCATCGGATGCAAAAGAAATAGTTGAGGAGCATATAGTTAAAGGTAGACGAGTTGAGAGGTTATTATATGAGGAGCCTAATATACAGAAGCGACTAGAAGAGCAGCATGATATACCCTTCTACAAAAAGCAAATTAGAATTGCCCTTAGAAATTGTGGGTTAATTAACCCAGAGGACATAAGGGAGTATATTGCTGTTGATGGATATTTAGCTCTTGGTAAGGCATTAACAGAAATGAAGCAGGAAGAAGTAATAAAGCTTGTTAAAGATAGCGGACTTAGGGGAAGAGGCGGTGGTGGTTTCTCAACTGGCTACAAGTGGGAGCTGACATATAATAATAAAAATGACTTAAAGTTTATTATTTGCAATGCAGATGAAGGGGACCCTGGTGCATTTATGGATAGAAGTATTTTAGAAGGGGATCCTCATAGTGTACTTGAGGCTATGGCAATTGGAGCATATGCTATTGGCGCAGAAAAAGGATATGTCTATATTAGGGCAGAGTATCCATTGGCTATACATAGATTAAAGATTGCTATAGAACAGGCTAGAAAATATGGATTCCTAGGAGAAGGGGTTTTTGGGACAAAATTCAATTTTGATATAGAGCTTAAATATGGTGCAGGAGCCTTTGTTTGCGGTGAAGAAACCGCACTGCTAAATTCTATAGAAGGGGGAAGAGGGGAACCTAATGCAAAACCACCATTCCCTGCAGAAAGTGGGCTGTGGAATAGGCCAACCTGTGTTAATAACGTGGAAACCTTTGCGAATGTTCCACCAATTCTTTTAAATGGACCTGAATGGTTTAATAAGATTGGTACGGAGAAGAGCAGAGGTACAAAGGTATTTGCGCTGGCTGGGAAAGTAAACAATGTTGGACTTATTGAAGTGCCGATGGGAATTAAGATGCGAGAGGTTATATTTGATATAGGCGGTGGCATAAGAGATGGTAAGAAATTTAAAGCTGTGCAAACAGGCGGGCCCTCAGGTGGTTGTATTCCTGAAGAGCTTTTAGATACTGCCATTGACTTTGAAAGCTTAAAGGAAATTGGTTCTATGATGGGGTCTGGTGGAATGATTGTAATGGATGAAGATGATTGCATGGTAAATATAGCTAAGTTTTATCTTGAATTTACAGAGGAAGAGTCCTGTGGTAAATGTACACCATGTAGAATAGGTAATCGAAGATTACATGAAATCTTAATAAAGATAACTGAAGGCAAAGGTACTAAAGAGGATTTAGAGGATTTAAAACGTCTTGGTGAAATGATTAAAATAAGCTCCCTTTGTGGCCTAGGACAAAGCTCGCCGAATCCAGTTCTAAGCACTCTAAAGTATTTCTATAATGAATATGAGCAACATGTATTTAATAAGCATTGTCCTGCGGGGGTATGCACAGCACTTAAAAAGTATGAAATAATGTCTGATAATTGTAAAGGTTGTACACTATGTAAGAAGGTTTGTCCAGTTGAATGTATAGAGGGAAATACGAAAGAGGCCCATAAAATAGATCCGGAAAAATGTATTAAATGTGGAGCGTGTTTTGAAGCCTGTAAATTTAATGCTATTGCAAAATAA
- a CDS encoding (2Fe-2S) ferredoxin domain-containing protein, which translates to MSTIKSLDELKKIREQSLKKMELRTVGAEKDSIKILIGMATCGIAAGARDTLSGILDEIDKQNLDNVYVVQVGCMGYCYAEPVVQVNMPGKEPIVYGNIDAKKGREIINKHIQKGELLEDLIISKSFHRV; encoded by the coding sequence ATGTCAACTATAAAATCCTTAGATGAACTTAAGAAAATAAGGGAGCAGTCTTTAAAAAAGATGGAATTAAGAACTGTTGGTGCCGAAAAAGATAGCATAAAAATATTAATAGGTATGGCAACATGTGGTATAGCAGCCGGGGCAAGGGATACTTTAAGTGGAATTTTAGATGAAATAGACAAACAGAATCTAGATAATGTCTATGTAGTTCAAGTAGGTTGTATGGGTTATTGCTATGCTGAGCCAGTAGTACAGGTAAATATGCCAGGTAAGGAGCCTATAGTATACGGAAATATTGATGCTAAAAAAGGAAGAGAAATAATAAATAAACATATTCAAAAAGGAGAACTTTTAGAAGATTTAATTATATCTAAATCTTTTCATAGGGTTTGA
- a CDS encoding amino acid ABC transporter ATP-binding protein encodes MIKVNDLRKRFGKLEVLKGINAEIKHGEVVVVIGPSGSGKSTFLRCINQLEEASEGEILIDGVNLLDKSTNINEVRQEVGMVFQLFNLFPHKTVLENIMLAPMKVRNIPKDEAEKTALQLLDRVGLKDKANVYPGTLSGGQRQRVAIARALAMKPKVMLFDEPTSALDPEMVGEVLEVMKSLAKEGMTMVVVTHEMGFAREVGDRVLFMDEGMIVEEGKPVDIFTNPKNERTQSFLNKVL; translated from the coding sequence GTGATTAAAGTAAATGACCTCAGAAAAAGATTTGGAAAGTTAGAAGTTTTAAAGGGAATTAATGCAGAGATAAAACACGGTGAAGTAGTAGTAGTTATTGGTCCTTCAGGCTCTGGAAAAAGTACATTTTTAAGATGTATTAATCAACTTGAGGAAGCAAGTGAAGGTGAAATTTTAATTGATGGTGTTAATCTTCTAGATAAATCTACTAATATTAACGAGGTAAGACAGGAAGTAGGTATGGTATTTCAGTTGTTTAACCTTTTTCCTCATAAGACAGTGTTGGAAAACATTATGTTAGCTCCGATGAAGGTAAGAAATATACCAAAAGATGAAGCAGAAAAAACAGCCCTACAGCTACTAGATAGAGTAGGCTTAAAAGATAAAGCTAATGTATACCCAGGTACACTTTCTGGTGGACAAAGACAGAGGGTAGCTATTGCTAGAGCTCTAGCTATGAAACCTAAGGTTATGTTGTTTGATGAGCCAACTTCTGCCTTAGACCCAGAAATGGTTGGGGAAGTTCTTGAAGTAATGAAAAGCCTAGCTAAAGAAGGTATGACTATGGTAGTTGTTACTCATGAAATGGGCTTTGCTAGAGAAGTAGGGGATAGAGTATTGTTTATGGATGAGGGAATGATAGTCGAAGAAGGTAAACCAGTAGACATCTTTACTAATCCTAAAAACGAAAGAACTCAATCATTCTTAAATAAAGTATTATAG
- a CDS encoding peptidylprolyl isomerase, with product MSNSQVVATVGGREITRLDVELLLRSMDPQKAAQFKSPEGINRVIEELVNQELFYLYAKENNIEEEEQYKLELEKIISTFLKQYTISKVVGQATVAGSEIEAFYNENKEKFVNPESVEASHILVEDEDKALEILKEINDGLSFEEAATQYSSCPSSAQGGNLGVFGRGRMVPEFEEAAFNMEKNAVSAPVQTQFGFHLIKVVEKNEKTERPLEEVKNQIRQHLVAEKQQTIYYDTVESLKEKYSVKIFE from the coding sequence ATGTCTAATAGTCAAGTTGTAGCAACAGTCGGTGGAAGAGAAATTACCAGATTAGATGTTGAACTACTATTGAGAAGTATGGACCCTCAAAAAGCTGCACAATTCAAATCACCAGAGGGAATAAATAGAGTAATAGAAGAGCTGGTTAATCAAGAATTATTTTATTTATATGCTAAAGAGAACAATATTGAAGAGGAAGAGCAATATAAGTTAGAGCTTGAAAAAATAATTTCAACTTTCCTTAAGCAATATACTATAAGTAAAGTAGTAGGCCAAGCCACCGTAGCTGGTTCAGAAATAGAAGCCTTCTATAATGAGAATAAAGAGAAATTTGTAAATCCAGAAAGTGTTGAGGCTAGTCATATTTTAGTTGAAGATGAAGATAAAGCTTTAGAAATTCTTAAAGAAATAAATGACGGACTTTCTTTCGAAGAGGCTGCCACTCAATATTCATCTTGTCCTTCAAGTGCACAAGGAGGGAATCTTGGAGTATTTGGCAGAGGTAGAATGGTTCCAGAATTCGAAGAAGCTGCATTCAATATGGAAAAAAATGCTGTTAGCGCGCCTGTTCAAACTCAATTTGGATTTCACTTAATCAAAGTAGTGGAAAAGAATGAAAAAACTGAAAGGCCTCTTGAGGAAGTTAAAAATCAAATTAGACAACACTTGGTAGCCGAAAAACAACAAACTATTTACTATGATACAGTTGAAAGTTTAAAAGAAAAATATAGCGTTAAAATCTTTGAATAA
- a CDS encoding L-threonine 3-dehydrogenase, with protein MKKILITGALGQIGTELVLAMRDIYGSDNIIASNIRMNGSEEVINSGPFEILDVMDKDRLKEVGQKYKVDSVIHLAAILSAVGESNPTLAWDINMNGLFNVLEMAREHNCSVFVPSSIAVFGNDTPKDSTPQDTLQRPSTMYGVSKVAGELLCDYYYKKYNVDCRGLRFPGLISYMALPGGGTTDYAVHIYHEAIKNKKYTCYLNQGTYMDMMYMPDAINGIISLMESDTNKLKHRNAFNVTAMSFAPEHVFEEIKKHIPEFEMDYSIDPVRQEIANSWPNSLNDNEAREQWGWKPKYDLSLMTKDMLEKLSKKV; from the coding sequence ATGAAAAAGATACTTATAACTGGGGCTTTAGGACAAATAGGAACTGAGTTAGTTTTAGCTATGCGTGACATCTATGGAAGTGATAATATTATCGCCAGTAATATAAGGATGAATGGCTCTGAAGAAGTAATCAATTCTGGTCCATTTGAAATATTAGATGTTATGGATAAAGATAGATTAAAAGAGGTTGGGCAGAAATATAAGGTGGACTCTGTTATACATTTAGCTGCTATTTTATCTGCAGTTGGTGAGAGTAATCCGACTTTAGCTTGGGACATAAATATGAATGGTCTTTTTAATGTATTAGAGATGGCTAGAGAACATAATTGCTCCGTTTTTGTACCTAGTTCTATAGCTGTATTTGGTAATGATACTCCAAAGGATAGTACCCCACAGGATACACTGCAAAGGCCTTCTACAATGTACGGTGTTTCTAAAGTAGCTGGGGAACTTCTATGCGATTACTATTATAAAAAGTATAATGTAGATTGTAGAGGATTACGCTTCCCTGGATTAATTTCTTATATGGCTCTACCTGGTGGAGGAACGACTGATTACGCAGTACATATTTACCATGAAGCAATTAAAAATAAAAAGTATACTTGCTATTTAAATCAAGGTACATATATGGATATGATGTATATGCCTGATGCGATAAATGGTATAATCTCATTGATGGAGTCTGATACTAATAAGCTTAAACATAGAAATGCTTTTAATGTAACAGCTATGAGTTTTGCTCCTGAGCATGTATTTGAAGAAATAAAAAAACATATACCTGAATTTGAGATGGACTATAGCATAGACCCTGTAAGACAAGAGATTGCAAATTCATGGCCGAACTCATTAAATGATAATGAGGCCAGAGAGCAATGGGGATGGAAGCCTAAATACGATTTAAGCTTAATGACTAAGGATATGTTAGAAAAATTATCAAAAAAAGTATAA
- the gdhA gene encoding NADP-specific glutamate dehydrogenase — MNAKQYVHDVFEAVVKRNGNEQEFQQAVKEVLETLVPVFEKYPEYMESGILDRIVEPERQIIFRVPWVDDSGKVQVNRGFRVQFNSAIGPYKGGLRFHPSVNVSIIKFLGFEQIFKNSLTGLPIGGGKGGSDFDPKGKSDSEIMRFCQSFMSELYRHISQDIDVPAGDIGVGAREIGFLFGQYKKLRGAYEAGVLTGKGLVYGGSLARKEATGYGLVYFVDEMIQAKGMTLKDKTVVVSGSGNVAIYAIEKLHQLGAKVVACSDSNGYIYDKDGIKVETVQKLKEVERKRISEYVKYHPEAEYNEAFLDIWKIKCDIALPCATQNEIDEEAAKILVANGVKAVGEGANMPSTLEATEVFLKNGVLFAPAKAANAGGVATSALEMSQNSMRLSWTFEEVDAKLKDIMVNIYKNASKYAEEFGMTDNLVAGANIAGFMKVAEAMQAQGIV, encoded by the coding sequence ATGAACGCAAAGCAGTATGTACATGACGTGTTTGAGGCAGTGGTAAAAAGAAATGGAAATGAACAAGAGTTTCAGCAAGCAGTTAAAGAGGTTTTAGAAACACTTGTACCAGTTTTTGAGAAGTATCCAGAATATATGGAAAGTGGTATCCTGGATAGAATTGTTGAGCCTGAAAGACAAATAATATTCAGAGTACCATGGGTAGATGATAGTGGTAAGGTTCAAGTAAACAGAGGTTTTAGAGTTCAATTTAATAGTGCAATTGGACCATATAAAGGAGGACTTAGATTCCATCCTTCTGTAAATGTTAGTATTATTAAATTTCTAGGTTTTGAGCAAATTTTCAAAAACTCATTAACAGGACTACCTATAGGTGGAGGTAAAGGCGGATCGGACTTCGATCCTAAAGGTAAATCAGATAGTGAAATTATGAGATTCTGCCAAAGCTTTATGTCTGAGTTATATAGACATATTAGCCAAGATATTGACGTGCCAGCAGGAGATATTGGTGTAGGCGCAAGAGAAATTGGTTTCTTATTTGGTCAATATAAAAAGCTAAGAGGAGCATACGAGGCTGGAGTTCTTACTGGTAAAGGCTTAGTTTATGGTGGTAGCTTAGCTAGAAAAGAAGCTACAGGATATGGACTAGTTTACTTTGTAGACGAAATGATTCAAGCTAAAGGTATGACTTTGAAAGATAAGACTGTAGTTGTATCAGGTTCAGGAAATGTTGCTATATATGCGATCGAAAAACTACACCAATTAGGAGCTAAAGTTGTAGCATGTAGTGACTCAAATGGATATATTTATGATAAAGATGGAATTAAAGTTGAAACTGTTCAAAAATTAAAAGAAGTTGAAAGAAAAAGAATAAGCGAATATGTTAAGTACCATCCAGAAGCTGAATATAATGAAGCTTTCTTAGATATTTGGAAAATTAAATGTGATATAGCACTGCCTTGTGCTACTCAAAATGAAATTGACGAAGAAGCTGCTAAAATACTTGTAGCTAATGGAGTTAAGGCTGTAGGAGAAGGTGCTAATATGCCATCGACTTTAGAAGCAACTGAAGTATTTTTAAAGAATGGAGTATTATTCGCGCCAGCAAAGGCTGCCAATGCGGGTGGAGTTGCAACTTCAGCTCTTGAAATGTCTCAAAATAGCATGAGATTATCATGGACTTTTGAAGAGGTAGACGCTAAGTTAAAAGACATAATGGTAAATATATACAAAAACGCTAGTAAATATGCAGAGGAATTTGGTATGACTGATAACCTTGTAGCCGGAGCTAATATAGCTGGATTTATGAAGGTTGCTGAGGCAATGCAAGCACAGGGGATAGTTTAA